One genomic segment of Dysosmobacter sp. Marseille-Q4140 includes these proteins:
- a CDS encoding helix-turn-helix transcriptional regulator, giving the protein MDDQLILKNRLKVARAEKGLSQTQLAELVGVSRNTISSIETGQFNPTAKLALILCIALDKKFEDLFYF; this is encoded by the coding sequence ATGGACGATCAGCTGATCTTAAAAAACCGACTGAAGGTGGCACGGGCGGAGAAGGGGCTGTCCCAGACCCAGCTGGCGGAGCTGGTGGGCGTGTCCCGGAATACCATCAGCTCCATCGAGACGGGGCAGTTCAACCCCACCGCCAAGCTGGCGCTGATCTTGTGCATCGCCCTGGACAAGAAGTTCGAGGACCTGTTTTATTTTTGA
- a CDS encoding multidrug efflux SMR transporter, which yields MAWINLLIAGGLEVFWSTFLKLSEGFTRPLYSVIAVAGMTLSFFFLAQATKVLPLGTAYGIWTGIGAVGAVAVGIILFKEPVTALRLLFAALLLVGIIGLKITSTH from the coding sequence ATGGCATGGATCAATTTGTTGATTGCAGGCGGGTTGGAGGTCTTTTGGTCCACCTTTCTGAAACTCTCAGAGGGATTTACCCGCCCTCTGTACAGCGTAATAGCTGTAGCAGGTATGACCCTCAGCTTCTTCTTTCTCGCCCAAGCCACCAAGGTACTCCCTCTGGGCACAGCCTATGGTATCTGGACGGGAATCGGAGCTGTGGGCGCCGTAGCAGTGGGGATCATTCTTTTTAAAGAACCGGTCACCGCCCTTCGGCTGCTCTTCGCAGCACTTTTGCTGGTGGGTATTATCGGTCTGAAAATCACCTCAACCCATTGA
- the era gene encoding GTPase Era, giving the protein MSEIKNVAMITVCGRPNVGKSSLTNALVGEKVAIVSNKAQTTRNRIYGVVERGDTQFILLDTPGLHKPRHALGEYMVKVVTSSLSDVDCALLLVEPIAHVGAPEQALIDRIREEQLPCILCINKIDTVEPAELLPVIAAYNEVWDGFDAILPISAHTGAGLEELMGELRKYGQESPRLFPEGQTSDQPERQMMGEILREKLLLCLDKEIPHGTAVEITKFSERDSGVVDVDAVIYCEKASHKGIIIGKQGAMLKKISSLARRDMEKFMGTKVFLETWVKVKENWRDNMNYVRGFGYRDE; this is encoded by the coding sequence ATGTCTGAAATCAAAAATGTCGCCATGATCACCGTCTGCGGACGGCCCAATGTGGGCAAGTCCAGCCTGACCAACGCCCTGGTGGGGGAGAAGGTCGCTATCGTCTCCAACAAGGCCCAGACCACCCGCAACCGTATTTACGGCGTGGTGGAGCGGGGGGACACTCAGTTCATCCTGCTGGACACCCCGGGCCTCCACAAGCCCCGTCACGCCCTGGGAGAGTATATGGTGAAGGTGGTCACCTCCAGCCTCTCCGACGTGGACTGCGCCCTTTTGCTGGTGGAACCCATCGCCCATGTAGGCGCCCCGGAGCAGGCCCTGATTGACCGCATCCGGGAAGAACAGCTCCCCTGCATCCTGTGCATCAACAAGATCGACACCGTGGAGCCGGCGGAGCTGCTGCCGGTGATCGCCGCCTACAACGAGGTTTGGGACGGCTTCGATGCCATCCTGCCCATCTCCGCCCACACCGGCGCGGGGCTGGAGGAGCTGATGGGCGAGCTGCGCAAGTACGGCCAGGAGAGCCCCCGGCTGTTCCCGGAGGGCCAGACCTCCGACCAGCCGGAGCGGCAGATGATGGGTGAGATCCTGCGGGAGAAGCTGCTGCTGTGCCTGGACAAGGAGATCCCCCACGGCACCGCCGTGGAGATCACCAAATTCTCCGAGCGGGACAGCGGCGTGGTGGACGTGGACGCGGTGATCTACTGCGAGAAGGCCAGCCACAAGGGCATCATCATCGGCAAGCAGGGGGCCATGCTGAAAAAGATCAGCTCCCTGGCCCGCCGGGACATGGAGAAGTTCATGGGTACGAAGGTGTTTCTGGAGACCTGGGTGAAGGTCAAGGAAAACTGGCGGGACAACATGAATTATGTGAGGGGCTTTGGCTACCGGGACGAATAA
- the recO gene encoding DNA repair protein RecO: MTSAPYIVTKGVVLRETETKDADKILTVLTAERGKISVIAKGVRRKSCKYAACAQILTYSEWTLFQRGEWFYVREASVEEQFMGLRADLEALALGCYLAELTEAVTAPEIPAPETLRLLLNGLYALSALHKPPAIVKPAFELRLLCLAGYEPLADSCAYCGTPDPENPMLDVVQGVLRCGKCGVGERLKSLPLCRDSLAALRHIVYGEAKRLYSFTLGPEALGRLNAAAEAFVSAQLERGFRTLDFYKSLQLPPN; this comes from the coding sequence GTGACGTCCGCGCCCTACATCGTGACCAAAGGCGTCGTCCTGCGGGAGACCGAGACCAAGGACGCCGACAAGATCCTGACCGTTCTGACGGCGGAGCGGGGAAAGATCTCCGTCATCGCCAAGGGGGTCCGCCGCAAAAGCTGCAAGTACGCCGCCTGCGCCCAGATCCTGACCTACTCCGAGTGGACCCTCTTCCAGCGGGGAGAGTGGTTCTATGTCCGGGAGGCCTCCGTGGAGGAGCAGTTCATGGGACTGCGGGCCGATCTGGAGGCCCTTGCCCTGGGGTGCTATCTGGCGGAGCTGACCGAGGCGGTCACCGCCCCGGAGATCCCGGCGCCGGAGACGCTGCGCCTTCTTCTGAACGGGCTGTATGCGCTTTCCGCTTTACATAAGCCGCCGGCCATCGTGAAGCCTGCCTTCGAGCTGCGGCTTCTCTGCCTGGCCGGATACGAGCCCCTGGCGGACAGCTGCGCCTACTGCGGAACTCCCGATCCGGAGAACCCCATGCTGGACGTGGTCCAGGGGGTGCTGCGCTGCGGCAAGTGCGGCGTGGGGGAGCGGCTAAAATCCCTGCCTCTGTGCCGGGACTCCCTGGCCGCCCTGCGGCATATCGTGTACGGAGAGGCCAAGCGGCTCTACTCCTTCACCCTGGGCCCGGAGGCCCTGGGGCGGCTGAACGCCGCGGCGGAGGCCTTCGTCTCTGCCCAGCTGGAGCGGGGATTCCGGACCCTGGATTTCTACAAGAGCCTGCAGCTGCCGCCAAATTAG
- a CDS encoding O-acetylhomoserine aminocarboxypropyltransferase/cysteine synthase, with protein sequence MSNRIETTCVQGGYTPGNGEPRQIPIIQSTTFKYATSEDMGKLFDLEASGYFYTRLQNPTNDYVAAKIAALEGGTAAMLTSSGQAANFFALFNIAGCGDHIVSSSSIYGGTFNLISVTMAKMGIETTFVSPDCTEEELNAAFRPNTKAVFGETIANPALTVLDIEKFAKAAHEHGVPLIVDNTFPTPVGCRPIEWGADIVTHSTTKYMDGHGVAVGGAIVDSGKFDWMAHADKFPGLTTPDDSYHGITYAEKFGKEGAFITKCTAQLMRDLGSIQSPQNAFYLNLGLESLHVRMARHCENGLAVAQFLHDHPKVARVIYCGLPDDPYYALAQKYLPNGSCGVVSFELKSGREAAGTFMKHLKLAAIETHVADARTCCLNPASSTHRQMTDEQLAAAGIPAGLVRMSCGLEHKQDLIDDIAQALEQVK encoded by the coding sequence ATGAGCAATCGCATCGAAACCACCTGTGTCCAGGGGGGCTACACCCCCGGCAACGGCGAACCCCGCCAAATCCCCATCATTCAGTCCACCACCTTCAAGTACGCCACCAGTGAGGACATGGGCAAGCTCTTCGACCTGGAGGCCAGCGGCTACTTCTACACCCGCCTCCAGAACCCCACCAACGACTATGTAGCCGCCAAGATCGCGGCACTGGAGGGCGGCACCGCCGCCATGCTGACCTCCTCCGGTCAGGCCGCCAACTTCTTCGCCCTGTTCAATATCGCGGGCTGCGGGGACCACATCGTCTCCTCCTCCAGCATCTACGGCGGCACCTTCAACCTGATCTCCGTCACCATGGCGAAAATGGGCATCGAGACCACCTTCGTCTCCCCGGACTGCACGGAGGAGGAGCTCAATGCCGCCTTCCGCCCCAATACCAAGGCCGTCTTTGGCGAGACCATCGCCAACCCGGCCCTGACGGTGCTGGACATTGAGAAGTTCGCCAAAGCCGCCCACGAGCACGGCGTGCCCCTGATCGTGGACAACACCTTCCCCACTCCCGTGGGCTGCCGGCCCATCGAGTGGGGCGCCGACATCGTCACCCACTCCACCACCAAGTACATGGACGGCCACGGCGTGGCCGTGGGCGGCGCCATCGTGGATTCCGGCAAGTTCGACTGGATGGCCCATGCCGACAAGTTCCCCGGCCTCACCACTCCGGACGACAGCTACCACGGCATCACCTACGCCGAGAAGTTCGGCAAGGAGGGTGCCTTTATCACCAAGTGCACCGCCCAGCTGATGCGGGACCTGGGCTCCATCCAGTCCCCCCAGAACGCCTTCTACCTGAACCTGGGTCTGGAGAGCCTCCACGTCCGCATGGCCCGCCACTGTGAAAACGGCCTGGCGGTGGCCCAGTTCCTCCACGACCACCCCAAGGTGGCCCGGGTGATCTACTGCGGCCTGCCGGACGACCCCTATTACGCCCTGGCTCAGAAGTACCTGCCCAATGGCTCCTGCGGCGTGGTGTCCTTCGAGCTCAAGAGCGGCCGGGAAGCCGCCGGCACCTTCATGAAGCATCTGAAGCTGGCCGCCATCGAGACCCACGTGGCCGACGCCCGGACCTGCTGCCTCAACCCCGCCAGCTCCACCCACCGGCAGATGACCGACGAGCAGCTTGCCGCCGCCGGCATCCCCGCGGGCCTGGTGCGGATGAGCTGCGGTCTGGAGCACAAGCAGGACCTGATCGACGACATCGCCCAGGCCCTGGAGCAGGTGAAGTAA
- a CDS encoding endonuclease MutS2, whose product MSELFDKSIRTLELPRVLELLADQAVSAAAKDRCRRLTPETEAEEVLRLLDQTDAARAMIGLRGSPSFSGVKPVAEALDRADRGGSLNNHELLTIADLLTAARRCKEYFNDEAAEKTAIDHLFLSLHGNRFLEEKIKRCLPDEDTVADAASTELADIRRHMRAAQAKSRQILQKIISSPSYSKILQETIITQRDGRFVVPVKAEHKGDLPGLVHDISSTGATLFVEPMGVVQANNEFIELQAKEQKEIERILAELSAEAAAHREDIQWDYDALVHLDVIFARGQLSYKMDAVRPEVRWDGAISLRKARHPLLDPKTAVPIDIQLGGDFDTLVITGPNTGGKTVSLKTLGLLTLMTQCGLHIPAGDRSAVSVYEQVLADIGDEQSIEQSLSTFSAHMVNIVAILKEAGRRSLVLFDELGAGTDPVEGAALAIAIIQDVRKRGSKVAATTHYAELKTFAMTTAGVENASCEFNVETLSPTYRLLIGIPGKSNAFAISARLGLPAEVIEAAKVQMSGESVRFEDVLTELEAKRQALEKRELEADRLYAQREEDARKAREFRTQMERAKDNARSRGEAEAKRIVRDARAAADQVFAELSEMRKAQAKADRALNDNEARAALRRTLNEAEEAVTRRDARQEPIPKPSRPIRAGDLVEIPGVKTPAEVVSVGKDGTLQLKSGILKMKARADEVRLIEDDERAARKKAPAVAIRQNADRALRSSAARELDIRGLETLEAEGVVENFLSAAVMGRLETVTIIHGKGTGALRKAVHDILRRNRAVKSFRLGVYGEGESGVTVVTLK is encoded by the coding sequence ATGAGCGAACTGTTTGACAAATCCATCCGCACCCTGGAACTGCCCCGGGTGCTGGAGCTGCTGGCGGACCAGGCGGTCAGCGCCGCCGCCAAGGACCGCTGCCGCCGCCTGACGCCGGAGACGGAGGCGGAGGAGGTGCTGCGTCTTCTGGACCAGACCGACGCGGCGCGGGCTATGATCGGCCTGCGGGGGAGCCCTTCCTTCTCTGGGGTGAAGCCGGTGGCGGAGGCCCTGGACCGGGCGGACCGGGGCGGCAGTCTCAATAACCACGAGCTGCTGACCATCGCGGATCTGCTGACCGCCGCCCGCCGGTGCAAGGAGTACTTCAACGACGAGGCGGCGGAAAAGACCGCTATCGACCACCTGTTTTTGTCCCTCCACGGCAACCGCTTCCTGGAGGAGAAGATCAAGCGGTGCCTGCCCGACGAGGACACCGTGGCCGATGCCGCCAGCACAGAGCTGGCGGACATCCGCCGCCATATGCGCGCGGCCCAGGCCAAGAGCCGCCAGATTTTGCAAAAGATCATCTCCTCTCCCAGCTACTCCAAGATCTTGCAGGAGACCATCATCACCCAGCGGGACGGGCGGTTCGTGGTGCCGGTGAAGGCCGAGCACAAGGGCGACCTGCCGGGCCTGGTCCATGATATCTCCTCCACCGGCGCCACCCTTTTCGTGGAGCCTATGGGGGTGGTCCAGGCCAACAACGAGTTCATCGAGCTCCAGGCCAAGGAGCAGAAGGAGATCGAGCGGATTTTGGCGGAGCTCTCCGCCGAGGCCGCCGCCCACCGGGAGGACATCCAGTGGGACTACGACGCTCTGGTGCATCTGGACGTGATCTTCGCCCGGGGGCAGCTCAGCTACAAGATGGACGCCGTCCGGCCGGAGGTTCGGTGGGATGGGGCCATCTCCCTGCGAAAAGCCCGGCATCCGCTGCTGGACCCCAAGACGGCGGTGCCCATCGACATCCAGCTGGGCGGGGACTTCGACACCCTGGTCATCACCGGCCCCAACACCGGCGGCAAGACCGTGAGCCTCAAGACGCTGGGCCTGCTGACCCTGATGACCCAGTGCGGCCTCCACATCCCCGCCGGGGACCGCAGCGCTGTGTCCGTGTATGAACAAGTGCTGGCGGACATCGGCGACGAGCAGAGCATCGAGCAGAGTTTGTCCACTTTCTCGGCACATATGGTCAATATTGTGGCTATTTTGAAGGAGGCGGGCCGCCGCAGCCTGGTGCTGTTCGACGAGCTGGGGGCCGGCACGGACCCGGTGGAGGGCGCGGCGCTGGCTATCGCCATCATCCAGGACGTCCGGAAGCGGGGGTCCAAGGTGGCCGCCACCACCCATTACGCGGAGCTGAAAACCTTTGCCATGACCACCGCCGGGGTGGAGAACGCCTCCTGCGAGTTCAACGTGGAGACGCTGAGCCCCACTTACCGGCTGCTGATCGGCATTCCCGGCAAGTCCAACGCCTTCGCCATCTCGGCGCGGCTGGGCCTGCCGGCGGAGGTCATCGAAGCGGCCAAGGTCCAGATGAGCGGCGAGAGCGTCCGGTTCGAGGACGTGCTGACAGAGCTGGAGGCCAAGCGCCAGGCGCTGGAGAAGCGGGAGCTGGAGGCGGACCGCCTCTACGCCCAGCGGGAGGAGGACGCCCGCAAGGCCCGGGAGTTCCGGACGCAGATGGAGCGGGCCAAGGACAACGCCCGCAGCCGGGGCGAGGCAGAGGCCAAGCGGATCGTCCGGGACGCCCGGGCGGCGGCGGATCAGGTGTTCGCGGAGCTCAGCGAGATGCGCAAGGCCCAGGCCAAGGCCGACCGGGCCCTCAACGACAACGAGGCCCGGGCCGCCCTGCGACGGACCCTCAACGAGGCCGAGGAGGCCGTCACCCGCCGGGACGCCCGGCAGGAGCCCATCCCCAAGCCCAGCCGCCCCATCCGGGCGGGGGATCTGGTGGAGATCCCCGGCGTCAAGACGCCGGCGGAGGTGGTGTCCGTGGGCAAGGACGGCACGCTGCAATTAAAGTCCGGCATTTTGAAAATGAAGGCCAGGGCCGACGAGGTGCGGCTCATCGAGGACGACGAGCGGGCCGCCCGGAAGAAGGCCCCCGCCGTCGCCATCCGGCAAAACGCGGACCGGGCGCTGCGGTCCTCCGCCGCCCGGGAGCTGGACATCCGGGGCCTGGAGACCCTGGAGGCCGAGGGCGTGGTGGAGAACTTCCTCTCCGCCGCCGTCATGGGCCGGCTGGAGACCGTCACCATCATCCACGGAAAGGGCACCGGCGCATTGCGCAAGGCCGTCCACGACATCCTGCGGCGGAACAGGGCCGTCAAAAGCTTCCGCCTGGGCGTCTACGGCGAGGGCGAGAGCGGCGTCACCGTGGTGACGCTGAAATAA
- a CDS encoding mechanosensitive ion channel family protein produces the protein MNNVASALSGALGNLPLSTVLTAAVTLLVCLAAVHILGKLLRRLLARTRLDERVQRYALAALKLLLYVVTVVIVAESLNIPMTSLVALLSVGSLGITLAAEDILGNVAGGLVILSSRPFSIGDFVEVSGTSGTVQEISLNHTKLVTTDGHLAMLPNKELASSKMINYTILGRRRIVQKVTASYDAPTDTVKAACMAAVAMTENVLEDPAPTVYLTAYKDSSIEYTVYCWATPENYWQVFMSVGENLRTTFAQADVEMTYDHLNVHIVEDRTQGGGKIPG, from the coding sequence ATGAACAACGTCGCTTCGGCCCTGTCCGGCGCCCTGGGCAATCTCCCGCTGTCCACCGTCCTCACCGCGGCGGTGACGCTGCTGGTCTGCCTGGCCGCGGTCCACATTTTGGGCAAGCTGCTGCGGCGGCTCCTGGCCCGGACCCGGCTGGACGAGCGGGTCCAGCGCTATGCCCTGGCAGCGCTGAAGCTGCTTTTATACGTTGTGACTGTGGTCATCGTGGCGGAGAGTCTGAATATTCCCATGACGTCCCTGGTGGCCCTGCTGTCGGTGGGCTCCCTGGGTATCACGCTGGCGGCGGAGGACATCCTTGGCAACGTGGCCGGCGGGCTGGTGATCCTCTCCTCCCGCCCCTTCTCCATCGGGGATTTCGTGGAGGTATCCGGTACCTCCGGCACCGTTCAGGAGATCAGTCTCAACCACACCAAGCTGGTCACCACCGACGGCCATCTGGCCATGCTGCCCAATAAGGAACTGGCCTCCTCCAAGATGATCAACTACACCATCCTGGGCCGGCGGCGGATCGTTCAGAAAGTCACCGCATCCTATGACGCACCCACGGACACCGTCAAAGCTGCCTGCATGGCCGCCGTGGCCATGACGGAAAACGTGCTGGAGGACCCGGCCCCCACGGTGTACCTGACCGCCTACAAGGACAGCTCCATCGAGTACACGGTTTACTGCTGGGCCACGCCGGAAAACTATTGGCAGGTCTTTATGTCCGTAGGAGAAAACCTGCGGACCACCTTCGCTCAGGCCGACGTGGAAATGACCTACGACCACCTGAACGTCCATATCGTGGAGGACCGGACCCAGGGCGGCGGAAAAATCCCCGGTTGA
- the udp gene encoding uridine phosphorylase, with protein sequence MQALERQYHIDCTAEDVGRYCILPGDPGRVPAIAALFEDAKQVACNREYNVWTGYLMGEKVTACSTGIGGPSAAIAMEELHKCGADTFIRTGTCGGIALDVQSGDIVVATGAIRFEHTSREYAPMEFPAVADFQITDCLARATKALGLPLHTGIVQCKDSFYGQHSPDASPVYYELKQKWESWKRLGVKASEMESAALFVVAAALGCRCGSCFHVVWNQEREAAGLDQKMSEDTTASVRVAVEALKLLIQEDRAAGR encoded by the coding sequence ATGCAGGCATTGGAGAGACAGTATCACATCGACTGCACCGCGGAGGACGTGGGCCGCTACTGCATCCTGCCCGGGGACCCGGGCCGTGTGCCCGCCATCGCCGCGCTGTTTGAGGACGCGAAGCAGGTGGCCTGCAACCGGGAGTACAACGTCTGGACCGGGTATCTCATGGGGGAGAAGGTCACCGCCTGCTCCACCGGCATCGGCGGGCCCTCCGCCGCCATCGCCATGGAGGAGCTCCACAAGTGCGGTGCCGACACCTTCATCCGGACCGGCACCTGCGGCGGCATCGCCCTGGACGTTCAGTCCGGCGACATCGTGGTGGCCACCGGGGCCATCCGGTTCGAGCACACCAGCCGGGAGTACGCCCCCATGGAGTTTCCGGCGGTGGCGGACTTCCAGATCACCGACTGCCTGGCCCGGGCTACCAAGGCTTTGGGGCTGCCGCTGCACACCGGCATCGTCCAGTGCAAGGACAGCTTTTACGGCCAGCACAGCCCGGACGCCTCCCCGGTCTACTATGAACTGAAGCAGAAGTGGGAGAGCTGGAAGCGGCTGGGCGTCAAGGCCAGCGAGATGGAGTCCGCGGCGCTGTTCGTGGTGGCGGCGGCTTTGGGCTGCCGCTGCGGCTCCTGCTTCCATGTGGTGTGGAACCAGGAGCGGGAGGCCGCCGGCCTGGACCAGAAGATGAGCGAGGACACCACCGCCTCCGTCCGGGTGGCGGTGGAGGCGCTGAAGCTGCTGATCCAAGAGGACCGGGCCGCCGGCCGCTGA
- a CDS encoding flavodoxin family protein, translating into MKLIVSDRPLTLAEPVCRDIQLIDLSGLQITNCVGCFGCWTKTPGKCVIRDDAVKVYPCIAASDKLMYVSKIRYGSYDTIMKTMLERAIPVQQAFIRLHHGETHHFQRRVASKQAVIIGYGESSDAERAVFEKLVARNAHNMNFESWRVVFAPEHELEQTVEREVLAWEKS; encoded by the coding sequence ATGAAACTGATCGTAAGCGACAGGCCGCTGACTCTGGCGGAGCCAGTCTGCCGGGACATCCAACTGATCGATCTTTCCGGACTTCAGATCACGAACTGCGTGGGCTGCTTCGGCTGCTGGACGAAAACACCGGGAAAGTGCGTGATCCGGGATGATGCCGTCAAGGTATATCCCTGTATCGCGGCCAGCGACAAGCTGATGTACGTCAGCAAAATCAGATACGGAAGCTATGATACCATTATGAAAACCATGCTGGAGCGGGCAATCCCGGTACAGCAGGCCTTTATCCGCCTGCATCACGGAGAGACCCACCATTTCCAGCGCCGCGTGGCATCCAAGCAGGCGGTCATCATCGGATACGGCGAGAGTTCCGATGCTGAAAGGGCCGTCTTTGAAAAGCTGGTGGCCCGCAACGCCCACAACATGAATTTTGAGAGCTGGCGGGTGGTCTTTGCACCGGAACATGAGCTGGAACAGACGGTTGAAAGGGAGGTGCTCGCATGGGAAAAATCCTGA
- the metA gene encoding homoserine O-succinyltransferase, whose product MPIKIPNQLPATGVLRRENIFVMTETRAITQDIRPLQILLLNLMPTKVDTETQLARVLGNTPLQIELELIAPRGHVSKNTSQAHMLAFYKSFDEVRRRTFDGLIITGAPVELMDFEEVDYWQELCEIMEWSKTHVHSTLHICWGAQAGLYYHYGIPKRQLPHKLFGVFRHTVEDPNYILFRGFDDEFWVPHSRNTTVDRADIEAVPGLKVLAASLEAGVYAVKTDQGRQVFLMGHAEYDRDTLSKEYHRDVAAGVPIQIPKHYYPNDDPTKRPMMNWRSCAHLLYANWLNYCVYQTAPYDIRDIRLGVRTDE is encoded by the coding sequence ATGCCCATCAAAATCCCCAACCAACTGCCCGCCACCGGGGTCCTGCGGCGGGAGAACATCTTCGTCATGACGGAGACCCGGGCCATCACCCAGGACATCCGCCCCCTCCAAATCCTCCTGCTGAACCTGATGCCCACCAAGGTGGACACGGAGACCCAGCTGGCCCGGGTCCTGGGCAACACCCCCCTGCAGATCGAACTGGAGCTGATCGCCCCCAGGGGTCATGTGTCCAAGAACACCTCCCAGGCCCACATGCTGGCCTTCTACAAATCCTTTGACGAGGTCCGCCGCCGCACCTTCGACGGTCTCATCATCACCGGCGCGCCGGTGGAGCTGATGGACTTCGAGGAGGTGGACTACTGGCAGGAGCTGTGCGAGATCATGGAGTGGAGCAAGACCCACGTCCACTCCACCCTCCACATCTGCTGGGGCGCCCAGGCGGGGCTGTACTACCACTACGGCATCCCCAAGCGGCAGCTGCCGCACAAGCTCTTTGGCGTGTTCCGCCACACGGTGGAGGATCCCAACTACATCCTCTTCCGGGGGTTTGACGACGAGTTCTGGGTCCCCCACTCCCGCAATACCACGGTGGACCGGGCCGATATTGAGGCAGTGCCGGGGCTGAAGGTCCTGGCCGCCTCCCTGGAGGCCGGGGTCTACGCCGTCAAGACAGACCAGGGCCGCCAGGTGTTCCTCATGGGCCATGCGGAGTACGACCGGGACACCCTCAGCAAGGAGTACCACCGGGACGTGGCCGCCGGGGTCCCCATCCAGATCCCCAAGCACTACTATCCCAATGACGATCCCACCAAGCGTCCCATGATGAACTGGCGCTCCTGCGCCCACCTGCTCTACGCCAACTGGCTGAACTACTGCGTCTATCAGACCGCTCCCTACGACATCCGGGACATCCGTCTGGGCGTCCGCACCGACGAGTGA